The following DNA comes from Castanea sativa cultivar Marrone di Chiusa Pesio chromosome 10, ASM4071231v1.
GTTGAATGATGCTGGCAggttaattaatgtttttacaCTTTTAAGCATCATGTTTGGTAGAATTTTTCCACAGAAGTACATATTTCACATAGTTCTAAAACCCATCATCAGGAACTGAATTAGTAATTCTTTTTAGGGATTTTGTCCTCACAGAAAAACAGAAAATGTCATAGATCATAAACATCAGAGTggacccaacaaaaaaaaactattcataatctaagagaaaaaattagaaaatttttgcAAATCAAGACCCAATAGAACTATTAAACTACAAATTTGTCACTACCATATATATGTCGCAATCATAGGCCAAGGCATCAGAGCTTGAATTTATACATCCCATACAGGAAATTCAGAGAGCTCACATCACAATCAATACGAAACGAAAATTTAACAATTCATATGAGTGGCGTGCTGCATTAACCAagttttcaattcaattttgtgAAACAGTACTCAACCAAATCACTTTTCCATTTACACCTCTTGTCAGTGTGGGACTATACAGTTCCAAGCAGAATCAGTGTGATGAAAGTTCTCACCACTATAGTTCAAGTCGGAGGAGGTCCACGGAATGAGTTTTCGATTCTTGAACTGAAGAAGAAAGTCATAGCCATCGCGAGGATCCAAAACACGAAACAGAGAagcacaatttttgttttcattgcGATGAGTTCATCAAAGCGATCTTTCTTCTCTGGCTGAGCGTAGAACTCGTCTACAATGATACTCAACAGCGCATCCAGAAGCTTCTTTGATCGAGTCTCTACGTCCACCGAGTTTAAGGCCTGAGATCGAGCATTTTGGAGAAAATCAACCACAATCTCCACCTCCACAGATCTGTTCTTCGAACTATCCAGTTCGCTTGATCTGTACAGATTCATTGCAAGCTTTCCTGGTTCGTCATTTTCAGCAGTGACCGTGGAAGATGGAGTGAGATCAGAAGGAAGCAGCGATTCTGACGAAGCTGAAGGAGCCGGACTCATCGCCATTGAGAAGCTCTAGAAAATGAAACACACAGTTCAAACTAAATTATCTTCATTTCCTATATTTTTCTCAGAAACCAAACGGAGCAAGTTGATATTGAATTCAAAGCTTTGCACGTTCGTAATCGTTCTAATTTCGTTGATAGTGAATACGAAAGAGTAATCAACGCAAATTAAGCATCAAACAACACGACTATCAAacttatatatagataaagatGAATTTGCGTGCAAAATAGCATTTGTACATAAAATTAGGGAAAATAGATTACATGAAAGCAATTTTTCGAATAAAAATGTACATACAGCTTGAAATTTGGATTGGATTGGAAATTGAATCTTACATCTGTGATATCTCCGGCGTGATTAGATTCCGAGATCTCAGAAATCGAAGATAACTCGTCCTTGGAAGATTCATCGGAAACTGACGTAAACACCTCATTCAAGTT
Coding sequences within:
- the LOC142614318 gene encoding protein SINE3 yields the protein MKEHQKPEFANRRSKDTSLKKLQKVTKKNLNEVFTSVSDESSKDELSSISEISESNHAGDITDSFSMAMSPAPSASSESLLPSDLTPSSTVTAENDEPGKLAMNLYRSSELDSSKNRSVEVEIVVDFLQNARSQALNSVDVETRSKKLLDALLSIIVDEFYAQPEKKDRFDELIAMKTKIVLLCFVFWILAMAMTFFFSSRIENSFRGPPPT